Below is a genomic region from Bacillus thermozeamaize.
CGTGGTGGACTTCGGGGCCTTTGTCGACATTGGCCTGGAGCAGGATGGCCTGATCCATATCTCGGAATTGGCCGATCATTATGTCCGTCATCCGCTGGATGTGGTGGTGATTGGCGATATTGTCCGGGTGCGCGTCATTCAAGTGGATCTGAAAAGGGGACGGGTATCCCTTTCGATGAAGGGGATCCATTGAACGGCGAACGGCATGGGATGGCATGTTGGATGGATACGCGGAATGAAACATTCAAGAAGTGATGTTCGTCTGGATGATATGGACAGGACGGATTGGCCGGGCGACATCATGATGGCTTGGCTGCCGGACGGATGGGTAGTGGGGACGGATGATGAAAGGTGGTTTCCTATGTACACCATTCTGATTGTGGAGGACGATGTATCCATTGCCACGATTCTGCAGGAACACCTTCAGCGTTACGGGTACCGGGCCTTGTGCGCCCGGGATTTCCAAGATCTCCGGCGGGAGTTTCTCGATGTCAAGCCCGATCTGGTGCTCCTGGATATCAATCTTCCGTATTATGACGGGTTTTACTGGTGCCGTCAGATCCGCGCGGTCTCCCACGTTCCGATTATCTACCTCTCGGCCCGGTCGGATGAGATGAACCAGGTATTGGCGATTGAATGCGGCGGGGATGATTACATCACCAAACCCTTTCATTTGGAAGTGCTCCTTGCCAAGGTCAAGGGGGTGCTGCGGAGAGCTTACGGGGAATATGCGGGCTCACGCCCGTTGTCAGATGTCCAGGAACTGGCGGGATTATACATCCACCGAGACAGACAGGAGATTTCCTGGAAGGACCGAAAAGTTCCCCTCACACCGAAAGAGTGCCGTTTGCTGGACTGCCTGATCAGGCAGGCGGAAAGCGTGGTGACGCGAGAGGAGCTTTTGGAGGCGCTGTGGGATGAGACGGATTTTGTGGATGATAACACGCTGACGGTGAATGTGACCCGGTTGCGGAAGAAACTGGCGGAACTTGGGATTGCCGATGCCATCGAGACGGTGCGCGGGCAGGGCTACAGACTGCGGGTGACTTGGCAGGGGGAAGCATGATGTTTCGTTCTTACCTTCGGGATCGGCTCGCTTTTGCCGGACTGTATTATTTCCATTTGTTCCTGATCGTGTTGGTTGTGGAACTGGCGATGCGTCAGCAGGACCGTTCGTTGGGCATGGGAAACATCCTCTATCTCTTCCTGCTTTCCACCTTTTTTCTCCTGCTCTTTTGTACGGTCGATTACTTGCGGCAGCGTCCCTTCCGGAAGCGGGTGGAAGAGGCTTTCCAGCAACCTGCTCTTGATCTCGCGGTTCATCTGGGGCGGCCAATCACGCGTGAACAGATCGTCTTTCAAAACCTGCTCGAGCGGCATTATCAGTTGTACAAGGCAGAGCTGTCGCGCCTTC
It encodes:
- a CDS encoding DNA-binding response regulator — protein: MYTILIVEDDVSIATILQEHLQRYGYRALCARDFQDLRREFLDVKPDLVLLDINLPYYDGFYWCRQIRAVSHVPIIYLSARSDEMNQVLAIECGGDDYITKPFHLEVLLAKVKGVLRRAYGEYAGSRPLSDVQELAGLYIHRDRQEISWKDRKVPLTPKECRLLDCLIRQAESVVTREELLEALWDETDFVDDNTLTVNVTRLRKKLAELGIADAIETVRGQGYRLRVTWQGEA